In Camelina sativa cultivar DH55 chromosome 17, Cs, whole genome shotgun sequence, the genomic stretch TTTTTGTGAAATTTACATCGTTTGATTGATCGAATTGCGTTTATTGCGATGTAAATTGGTTGATTGATTACTTGCTATTTGAGATTTGGGTTTGGGAAATAATCATATGGTTTCTGTTTTTCCGATTACTTGCGGATTTGAGATTTGGGTTTCGAAGAATCGAATttttgcaaagaagaagaatcgattTTGGTAATTTACTTTTCTTGATATACTCTTGCTTTGCTTTGTaggatggaagaagaagataaatctaTAGACTTATCAGTGTGGGCATACTGCGCTGGGGTTTTTGATTTCGATCATTTACAAGGTCGTGTCTACTATTCCCCACAAGGTCATGTGGAGAATTTTACTAGTTCTGATATAGTGAGGTACCTTTGTTCTGATTTGGCTATGGTACCGTGCGAACTTGTCACTGCCAAATATCTTGCGGACCCTAAGACTGATGAAGTCTTTGCATACTTCAAGCTCAAACCTCCAACGTCTGACGATGATCCAAATGAGGAGACTTGCTGCAGGGAAACAATCAGATCCGCTGATGGGTTCATAAAAGTTTTGGACCAGAGTGATGTTACAAATCCTGGTGAATGCACCATTTCTGCAGCTTGCTTGGGCGCTGATAAAGTCTTACCAAAGGAAGACACTCTCTTGTCCATCCATGACATCCACAGCCAGGAGTGGAAGCTGAAGCACACTTATGACTCAACACTGGAGTTACATAAGTTTACTGATGGCTGGGACAGATTTGTCTTGACGAAGCAGCTATCCCCTGGAGACTCACTGGTATTTGTAAAAACTAGAGTTGGTTTGACTATTGGAATCCGGCGAGTAACTGTTCCAGGAAGCGCTAGTGTTGATTCTTTCTTCCATTACCCTACAAGGGTTAATGACGTTCATGGTGGACAAAAGTTAATCCGGACTGGTAAAGGGTTATTGTCTGTCGAGGCCTTAGGTGAAGCCTTGGCAAAGTCACAGATAGGACGTCCATTTGACGTTGTATACTATCCACATGTTGGCTCTTCGAGTTTCGTTCTTGACAGAGAAAGAGTTTATAATGCTATATGGAACGTAACTTGGCCTCCAGGGATGAAAGTGAGGAAGTGGGTTATGGTTAAAGATCAGCTGAGGGTCATTTGTCATGAAGGCTCTGTCATTAGTAGCATTAAGAAGGATAAGGACTGGTACGGATCTCCTTGGAGGCAACTACAGGtattaaattcatatatacacTAGACTAGAGTATATAAACTAAGTTGATCCAGTGTTGATATCtctgactttgtttttttttcccctttaaTGAATGACAGGTTAACTGGGATAAGAAATATGGGAGTGTTGAAGAGTTCGTCAACTTCTGGGAAGTCGAACCAGTACCTGAGCCAGTCTCtggcaagaaaagaaaattaggtGACATGACGGCGACTCAGGCTACTACCACTGGACAGACTGGACAGACCATGCCTGATTTAATTCTCATAAAAGAATGATAACTTTTTTTCCTTGTGACTTTTCGGATTGAGGTTTTAGTATTGACTTTTCTTCGTTATCGATGTTctaataatactttttttttctctcttttttttatatattgtaaatgaGATTTTGTTCTGATTAATCATATAAAAGTAAGATTTCATCTCCTTAtttgttgattttcatttaatgttttctaattttttatttgtactttaaacaatttttaagactcaattaacacaatacaataactcacacaaagaaagaaagaaacagagcaacgCCAACACCGtcgcagaagaaaaaaaaaacaataactcacacattaaaataaaattataactgaaataaaataaattatatattaatcatattccaccactcaattttattcaaacacaataaattataattgtaactcccataattctaaatataactttcatcaattcttatcatataaataaacattctctaattctctcatattagcatttttttactttctcattttcacattctctcattctatTCCACAATACCTCagatcatttttcatttttttgtttttgatttcttatttttgttgtatggNNNNNNNNNNNNNNNNNNNNNNNNNNNNNNNNNNNNNNNNNNNNNNNNNNNNNNNNNNNNNNNNNNNNNNNNNNNNNNNNNNNNNNNNNNNNNNNNNNNNNNNNNNNNNNNNNNNNNNNNNNNNNNNNNNNNNNNNNNNNNNNNNNNNNNNNNNNNNNNNNNNNNNNNNNNNNNNNNNNNNNNNNNNNNNNNNNNNNNNNNNNNNNNNNNNNNNNNNNNNNNNNNNNNNNNNNNNNNNNNNNNNNNNNNNNNNNNNNNNNNNNNNNNNNNNNNNNNNNNNNNNNNNNNNNNNNNNNNNNNNNNNNNNNNNNNNNNNNNNNNNNNNNNNNNNNNNNNNNNNNNNNNNNNNNNNNNNNNNNNNNNNNNNNNNNNNNNNNNNNNNNNNNNNNNNNNNNNNNNNNNNNNNNNNNNNNNNNNNNNNNNNNNNNNNNNNNNNNNNNNNNNNNNNNNNNNNNNNNNNNNNNNNNNNNNNNNNNNNNNNNNNNNNNNNNNNNNNNNNNNNNNNNNNNNNNNNNNNNNNNNNNNNNNNNNNNNNNNNNNNNNNNNNNNNNNNNNNNNNNNNNNNNNNNNNNNNNNNNNNNNNNNNNNNNNNNNNNNNNNNNNNNNNNNNNNNNNNNNNNNNNNNNNNNNNNNNNNNNNNNNNNNNNNNNNNNNNNNNNNNNNNNNNNNNNNNNNNNNNNNNNNNNNNNNNNNNNNNNNNNNNNNNNNNNNNNNNNNNNNNNNNNNNNNNNNNNNNNNNNNNNNNNNNNNNNNNNNNNNNNNNNNNNNNNNNNNNNNNNNNNNNNNNNNNNNNNNNNNNNNNNNNNNNNNNNNNNNNNNNNNNNNNNNNNNNNNNNNNNNNNNNNNNNNNNNNNNNNNNNNNNNNNNNNNNNNNNNNNNNNNNNNNNNNNNNNNNNNNNNNNNNNNNNNNNNNNNNNNNNNNNNNNNNNNNNNNNNNNNNNNNNNNNNNNNNNNNNNNNNNNNNNNNNNNNNNNNNNNNNNNNNNNNNNNNNNNNNNNNNNNNNNNNNNNNNNNNNNNNNNNNNNNNNNNNNNNNNNNNNNNNNNNNNNNNNNNNNNNNNNNNNNNNNNNNNNNNNNNNNNNNNNNNNNNNNNNNNNNNNNNNNNNNNNNNNNNNNNNNNNNNNNNNNNNNNNNNNNNNNNNNNNNNNNNNNNNNNNNNNNNNNNNNNNNNNNNNNNNNNNNNNNNNNNNNNNNNNNNNNNNNNNNNNNNNNNNNNNNNNNNNNNNNNNNNNNNNNNNNNNNNNNNNNNNNNNNNNNNNNNNNNNNNNNNNNNNNNNNNNNNNNNNNNNNNNNNNNNNNNNNNNNNNNNNNNNNNNNNNNNNNNNNNNNNNNNNNNNNNNNNNNNNNNNNNNNNNNNNNNNNNNNNNNNNNNNNNNNNNNNNNNNNNNNNNNNNNNNNNNNNNNNNNNNNNNNNNNNNNNNNNNNNNNNNNNNNNNNNNNNNNNNNNNNNNNNNNNNNNNNNNNNNNNNNNNNNNNNNNNNNNNNNNNNNNNNNNNNNNNNNNNNNNNNNNNNNNNNNNNNNNNNNNNNNNNNNNNNNNNNNNNNNNNNNNNNNNNNNNNNNNNNNNNNNNNNNNNNNNNNNNNNNNNNNNNNNNNNNNNNNNNNNNNNNNNNNNNNNNNNNNNNNNNNNNNNNNNNNNNNNNNNNNNNNNNNNNNNNNNNNNNNNNNNNNNNNNNNNNNNNNNNNNNNNNNNNNNNNNNNNNNNNNNNNNNNNNNNNNNNNNNNNNNNNNNNNNNNNNNNNNNNNNNNNNNNNNNNNNNNNNNNNNNNNNNNNNNNNNNNNNNNNNNNNNNNNNNNNNNNNNNNNNNNNNNNNNNNNNNNNNNNNNNNNNNNNNNNNNNNNNNNNNNNNNNNNNNNNNNNNNNNNNNNNNNNNNNNNNNNNNNNNNNNNNNNNNNNNNNNNNNNNNNNNNNNNNNNNNNNNNNNNNNNNNNNNNNNNNNNNNNNNNNNNNNNNNNNNNNNNNNNNNNNNNNNNNNNNNNNNNNNNNNNNNNNNNNNNNNNNNNNNNNNNNNNNNNNNNNNNNNNNNNNNNNNNNNNNNNNNNNNNNNNNNNNNNNNNNNNNNNNNNNNNNNNNNNNNNNNNNNNNNNNNNNNNNNNNNNNNNNNNNNNNNNNNNNNNNNNNNNNNNNNNNNNNNNNNNNNNNNNNNNNNNNNNNNNNNNNNNNNNNNNNNNNNNNNNNNNNNNNNNNNNNNNNNNNNNNNNNNNNNNNNNNNNNNNNNNNNNNNNNNNNNNNNNNNNNNNNNNNNNNNNNNNNNNNNNNNNNNNNNNNNNNNNNNNNNNNNNNNNNNNNNNNNNNNNNNNNNNNNNNNNNNNNNNNNNNNNNNNNNNNNNNNNNNNNNNNNNNNNNNNNNNNNNNNNNNNNNNNNNNNNNNNNNNNNNNNNNNNNNNNNNNNNNNNNNNNNNNNNNNNNNNNNNNNNNNNNNNNNNNNNNNNNNNNNNNNNNNNNNNNNNNNNNNNNNNNNNNNNNNNNNNNNNNNNNNNNNNNNNNNNNNNNNNNNNNNNNNNNNNNNNNNNNNNNNNNNNNNNNNNNNNNNNNNNNNNNNNNNNNNNNNNNNNNNNNNNNNNNNNNNNNNNNNNNNNNNNNNNNNNNNNNNNNNNNNNNNNNNNNNNNNNNNNNNNNNNNNNNNNNNNNNNNNNNNNNNNNNNNNNNNNNNNNNNNNNNNNNNNNNNNNNNNNNNNNNNNNNNNNNNNNNNNNNNNNNNNNNNNNNNNNNNNNNNNNNNNNNNNNNNNNNNNNNNNNNNNNNNNNNNNNNNNNNNNNNNNNNNNNNNNNNNNNNNNNNNNNNNNNNNNNNNNNNNNNN encodes the following:
- the LOC104759336 gene encoding auxin response factor 17-like, encoding MEEEDKSIDLSVWAYCAGVFDFDHLQGRVYYSPQGHVENFTSSDIVRYLCSDLAMVPCELVTAKYLADPKTDEVFAYFKLKPPTSDDDPNEETCCRETIRSADGFIKVLDQSDVTNPGECTISAACLGADKVLPKEDTLLSIHDIHSQEWKLKHTYDSTLELHKFTDGWDRFVLTKQLSPGDSLVFVKTRVGLTIGIRRVTVPGSASVDSFFHYPTRVNDVHGGQKLIRTGKGLLSVEALGEALAKSQIGRPFDVVYYPHVGSSSFVLDRERVYNAIWNVTWPPGMKVRKWVMVKDQLRVICHEGSVISSIKKDKDWYGSPWRQLQVNWDKKYGSVEEFVNFWEVEPVPEPVSGKKRKLGDMTATQATTTGQTGQTMPDLILIKE